The Plasmodium brasilianum strain Bolivian I chromosome 14, whole genome shotgun sequence genome contains a region encoding:
- a CDS encoding hypothetical protein (Plasmodium exported protein), whose translation MCLYSYEKNTFDELFIKKIYRSNISHKKVIRILLGSAVLTSPNLKLSLKNTDKYTDQKQPNSLKSHNQYGNEHKKLKEGSYQNKKNLSAEKTNQSFLCKYIKQLDDDYEKEVRRLPFIKKKLQTTLGGISNSVMKSMLISMVPFLARYIITFNPLPLFIKLAYIAMPPLFFFHLIISSYSISKKIDKINSENLKTGSNLSTNVRKNSETNTKQNSGTNTTTNLETNKNPSLGTNKKPNSGPNATTNLGTNKNPNLGTNIKPNLETNRKPNLGTNRKPNLGTNRKPNLGTNRNPNLGTNRKPNLGTNRNPNLGTNRKPNLGTNRNPNLGTNARTNLEQNKR comes from the exons ATGTGCCTGTATTCCTATGAG aaaaatacCTTTGacgaattatttattaagaaaatataccGAAGTAATATATCACACAAAAAAGTAATCAGAATTTTACTCGGATCTGCAGTTCTAACCTCCCcgaatttaaaattatctttGAAAAATACAGATAAATACACAGATCAAAAACAACctaattcattaaaaagtCATAACCAATATGGAAACGAACATAAGAAATTAAAGGAAGGGTcttatcaaaataaaaaaaatttatcagCAGAAAAAACTAATCaatcatttttatgtaaatatataaaacaattagATGATGACTATGAAAAAGAAGTACGAAGACTaccatttattaaaaaaaaactgcaAACAACATTAGGAGGTATATCTAATTCAGTAATGAAATCTATGCTTATTTCTATGGTTCCATTTTTAGCAAGATATATTATCACATTTAATCCCTTacctttatttataaaactaGCTTATATTGCGATGCcaccattatttttttttcatttgattaTTTCTTCGTACTCCATATCGAAAAAAATCGATAAAATAAACagtgaaaatttaaaaacagGGTCAAATTTAAGCACAAACGTAAGGAAAAATTCAGAGACAAACACAAAACAAAATTCAGGAACAAACACAACAACAAATTTAGAGACAAATAAAAACCCAAGTTTAGGAACAAACAAAAAACCAAATTCAGGACCAAACGCAACAACAAATTTAGGGACGAATAAAAATCCAAATTTAGGAACAAATATAAAACCAAATTTAGAGACAAATAGAAAACCAAATTTAGGGACAAATAGAAAACCAAATTTAGGGACAAATAGAAAACCAAATTTAGGGACAAATAGAAATCCAAATTTAGGAACAAATAGAAAACCAAATTTAGGGACAAATAGAAATCCAAATTTAGGAACAAATAGAAAACCAAATTTAGGGACAAACAGAAATCCAAATTTAGGAACAAACGCAAGGACAAATTTAGAACAAAACAAAAGGTAA
- a CDS encoding fam-m protein, producing MKQKIKAFLSIKISAVILLTSNRLLAKYKYDKDSSFVEIKEHINNNAGFQKKCTSNNEVIIKGINMQSNRSSLNKAQYYTEVTDYDNGIFDGKYFHIEKKLIKKKDYDNFL from the exons atgaaacaaaaaattaaagcatTCTTATCTATTAAAATATCTGCTGTTATACTTTTAAC aaGTAATCGATTACTAgctaaatataaatatgataagGATTCAAGTTTTGTTGAGATAAAAGaacacataaataataatgcagGGTTTcagaaaaaatgtacatcTAATAatgaagtaataataaaaggaataaatatgCAATCTAATAGATCTTCATTAAATAAAGCACAATACTATACAGAAGTTACGGATTATGATAATGGAATTTTTGATGGAAAATATTTccatattgaaaaaaaattgataaaaaaaaaggattatgATAATTTCCTTTAA
- a CDS encoding fam-l protein translates to MLNNYIIREQIKSLLFINVAGFMLLGCIYPFCSDSSIFNKSLDENFHFRKTLKGRTYRLLTKHKQDEDSDIANIKEVMAYNKVNEKKNRCNNNEELTGKNKIYDVRLLNNSRGDNKDKQSKSCIYETKEYSHLEKKIFKNLDYIDFIKNNKTISDKFYKKIIRKKYGLRLVLPLILFLLLSFCLILNFSLDMALKKGLLNVFSSWSSFRNLKSTLDTIGEGTLGFLWKAIFGTGDNSLRTFTKEHCYQFFYKNPSKFSRVDDAKLTGVLDSSDPLLRSISLSLTEYYENSRIWHELEKGNTSLCDYLNDWLNNKKLICTSGGSCQNNNTLWDKYIESLWIILSNVET, encoded by the exons atgttaaataaCTATATAATAAGGGAACAAATTAAATCACTCTTATTTATTAACGTTGCTGGTTTTATGCTTTTAGGTTGTATATATCCTTTTTGCAGTGATTCt agcatatttaataaatcttTGGACGAGAACTTTCACTTTCGTAAAACATTAAAGGGAAGAACTTACCGTTTACTAACAAAGCATAAACAAGATGAGGATTCAGATAttgcaaatataaaagaagttATGGCATATAATAAagtgaatgaaaaaaaaaacaggtgtaataataatgaagaacTCACagggaaaaacaaaatttatgatgtacgtttattaaataattctcGGGGCGATAATAAAGATAAGCAAAGTAAATCTTGTATATATGAAACAAAGGAATATTCCcatcttgaaaaaaaaatattcaagaACCTTGATTACAtagattttattaaaaataacaagacAATTAGTGATAagttttacaaaaaaataatacgtaaaaaataCGGATTACGACTTGTTTTACCATTAATATTGTTCTTATTGTTATCATTTTGCctcatattaaatttttcattggATATGGCACTTAAAAAAGGGTTATTGAATGTATTTAGTTCTTGGTCCAGTTttagaaatttaaaaagcaCTTTGGATACTATAGGAGAAGGAACTTTAGGATTTTTGTGGAAAGCTATATTTGGTACAGGGGATAATTCATTAA GAACATTTACAAAAGAGCACTGTTATcaattcttttataaaaatccCAGTAAATTTAGCAGAGTAGACGATGCTAAATTAACAGGTGTTTTAGATTCTAGTGATCCACTTCTGAGAAGTATTTCGTTATCGCTAACTGAATACTATGAAAATTCTCGTATTTGGCATGAATTGGAGAAGGGGAATACTTCGTTGTGTGATTATTTGAATGATTGgttaaacaataaaaaactaATTTGTACTTCTGGGGGATCCtgtcaaaataataatacattatgGGATAAATACATAGAATCATTATGGATCATATTAAGTAATGTTGAAACATAA
- a CDS encoding PIR protein, which produces MSTTNDNSWDKILVGSPSYNIYKEFDSEVKEEIYNKYCIEFNNQQDEISRQGCSLCKKIARNVDKLSNYLKNIEYTPQCSHYKYWAYHNIKKILGDNIENEKAKPLINKLLQAQNSMNKDYYLYYCQYSFGDNISQRLNDKINEKHLHDYFKNYDSIKKSDTCKNVKPEEYEKYLNYINNLYNKYRSEKECCDGSWQYECFDYFNCSDEFDPSKLLSSLTSKGNKDCDNLKIFEKPLTFFNSDNSESSQIDIKNSIYHVKCTDIPTDRLDNNKPIGGTIRCHVLPSFPASLNNRSSSFTHRPPEHAPFTIDGHIVTPVTTELQRDNQVSSGSSKQQNHSSNLHASGVIKDKSAEKDTPCENPQLARDESGACIEPDVRKTNTIGVKLNVFAPGKTIIIRLNPNSYMYKNNFFRFTPFGRCFHKKVPRKKRIDDYYDDPYMRQFIIRAPKSGKRRTGNRGLQFSYYSR; this is translated from the exons ATGTCAACTACTAATGATAATTCATGG GATAAAATTTTAGTAGGATCAccttcatataatatatataaagaatttgATAGTGAAGTTAAGGAagagatatataataaatattgtatTGAATTCAATAATCAACAAGATGAAATAAGTAGACAGGGATGTAGcctttgtaaaaaaattgcaagaAATGTAGATAAATTATCTAATTACCTCAAAAACATTGAGTATACTCCTCAATGTTCACACTATAAATATTGGGCatatcataatataaaaaaaattttaggagataatatagaaaatgaGAAAGCCAAACctttaattaataaactaTTACAAGCTCAAAATAGTATGAATAAAGattattacttatattaCTGTCAATATAGCTTTGGTGATAATATTTCACAACGATTAAACGATAagataaatgaaaaacatttgcatgattatttcaaaaattatgatagtattaaaaaatctGATACttgtaaaaatgttaaacccgaggaatatgaaaaatatcttaattatattaataatttatataataaatataggtCAGAGAAGGAATGTTGTGATGGATCATGGCAGTATGAGTGTTTCGATTATTTTAACTGTTCTGATGAGTTTGATCCTAGTAAACTCTTATCTTCATTAACATCTAAGGGAAATAAAGACTGTgataacttaaaaatatttgaaaaaccATTAACATTCTTTAATTCAGATAATTCTGAGAGTTCCCAAatagatattaaaaattcaatATATCATGTTAAGTGTACAGATATTCCAACTGATAGACTTGATAATAACAAACCCATAGGAGGAACAATTAGATGTCATGTTCTTCCATCATTTCCAGCATCTCTTAATAATCGTTCTTCATCATTTACTCATCGTCCTCCTGAACATGCTCCTTTTACGATAGATGGACATATTGTAACTCCTGTAACTACAGAATTACAGCGTGATAACCAAGTATCAAGCGGAAGCTCAAAACAACAAAATCATTCATCCAATTTACATGCATCAGGTGTAATTAAAGATAAGAGTGCTGAAAAAGATACTCCGTGTGAAAATCCACAATTAGCAAGAGATGAATCAGGAGCCTGTATAGAACCAGATGTACGTAAAACTAATACTATTGGAGTAAAATTGAACGTGTTCGCACCAggaaaaacaattataatcAGACTAAATCCTAATTcttatatgtacaaaaacaatttttttcgC tttACTCCCTTCGGAAGatgttttcataaaaaagtaccaaggaaaaaaagaattgacGATTATTATGATGATCCGTATATGCGTCAGTTTATTATCCGTGCTCCAAAATCTGGCAAAAGAAGAACAGGTAATAGGGGTTTACAATTCTCTTATTACTCTAGGTGA